One Amaranthus tricolor cultivar Red isolate AtriRed21 chromosome 1, ASM2621246v1, whole genome shotgun sequence DNA window includes the following coding sequences:
- the LOC130821204 gene encoding uncharacterized protein LOC130821204, whose protein sequence is MTHFAQGIASVISSTQEEPVREITQGILRGTQFQHFIPEVTAPHTTMYEYGSSPHHADVHLEEVDLTCPDYGAGSSQGATSSTYQSPPLPERHATASYYRRRHRKPS, encoded by the exons atgacacacttt gcacagggcattgcttcagtcatcagctccacccaagaggagcccgtacgggagattacccaaggcatactccgagggacgcagtttcaacacttcattccggaAGTGACTGCGCCCCACACCACTATGTACGAGTacgggtcatctcctcatcatgccgacgttcatcttgaggaggttgacttaacgtgcccggactacggtgcaggttcctcacagggtgccacatcatcaacgtatcaatcacctcccctacccgagcgtcatgcgacggcctcttactatcgtaggaggcatCGTAAACCGTCatag